GGGAAATGGGACTTGGTGCGTCCATTACTGTAACGACGCGAACATGGTACAATGAAAACCAAACAACGCAGTGGAATTTTCTTCCTGCCCTTATCGCCATGATTTCCTTTGTACAGGTCATGCTTTTGGGCGGTCTGTCCATTGCCAGGGAAAGGGAGCAGGGAACACTCGATCAGCTTCTCGTTACGCCGCTTTCTCCAACGGAGATTTTGGCAGGGAAATCAATTCCGCCCATGCTGATTGGTTTGGTACAGAGCACAATTCTGCTTTGTATAGCGAATTTCTACTTCCAGGTACCTTTCCGAGGAAGCCTGCTGACACTGTATGCTGTACTCTTCATCTTTATTCAGAGTACGACGGGATTTGCACTTGCTCTATCGGCAGTGTCAAAAACGATGCAGCAGGTCATGGTCTATATCTTTGTCTCGATATTGCCGCTCGTCCTGCTTTCCGGCATGGCGACGCCGATTGATAATATGCCCGAAGTCCTGCAGTATCTGACATATCTGGATCCCTTGCGGTTTGCTATGGAAGCTGTTCGGCGAGTGTACCTTGAAGGAGCAACCGTGATGGAGATTGCGGACCGGCTGCTGCCTATGATTGTCATCGGTATGGCTGCTATGCCCTTAGCAGGGAGTTTGTTCAGGAAAGAAGTGTAGATGTGAATCCGAACCGTCGCGAAGTACCGCGATGGTTCATTTTGCTGTAATATATCCGCTTATTGCGGCTTTTGATCACAGTTTGAAAGGAGTATTTATAGTGAAAAAGGCTGGAAAAAATTTCTTGCAAAATATATGAGAAAGAAGGAAAATAGGTAGGGTGTCTTTAATATCCATAGAATATGGATAAAAATGTGTGCGATGCATTGAGGAGAGAAGTTCATGGAGCGAATTGCCGAGATTTCCCTGTTGATGCTTGAGGGAGCGGGAATCACATTGGAAATTTTCTGTGTGACGCTTTTATTGTCGCTTCCATTGGGGCTGTTCGCTGCCTTGGGACGGGTCTCTACGCTGCGTCCGCTGCGCCTTGTCTTGGAATTTTACATCTGGCTGATGCGCGGGACTCCACTGATGCTGCAGCTTCTTTTCGTCTACTTCGCGCTTCCGATGGCGGGCATCCGTCTTTCGGACATGACGGCGGCGCTTTTAGCATTTACGCTGAACTACGGTGCCTATTTTGCGGAGATTTTCCGCGCGGGGATAGGCTCCATTGATCGCGGGCAGTATGAGGCGGCTCGTTCTTTGGGCATGACGTATGTGCAGACGATGCGGCGCATCATTGTGCCGCAAATGATACGCCTTGTTCTTCCGCCCGTGTCGAACGAGACAATCAATCTCGTCAAGGACACTTCGTTGATTTACATTCTCGCGATGAACGATCTCCTGCGTGTGGCACGCACGATTGTACAGCGTGAATTTGATATGACTCCGTTTTTTGTTGCGGCGGTTTTCTATCTGGCAATGACGTTTGTATTGACATGGATGTTTAAGCGACTGGAGGCTCACTATGGCAAATACGACGCCTGACACGATGCTCCGGATGCATCAGATTTATAAGCGCTTCGGCGATCATGAGGTCTTGAAGGGGATCGATCTCGAAGTCAAGCGGGGCGAGGTGCTCGCCATCATCGGACCTTCGGGGTCGGGGAAATCGACGCTTCTTCGCTGTGTCAATCGTCTCGAAACAATCGACAGGGGTTCTATCGAGATCGGCGGCGAGTATCTTGCCGTGGAGAATGAAGCCGGATCGTCGGTTTATGCGAACGATTCGACGGCGCGCAAGCTTCTGGCTCGTACGGGGATGGTATTTCAGCAGTTTAATCTGTTTCCGCATATGACGGTTATCGATAATCTTATGGAAGCGCCGCGGCAGGTTAAGAAGCAGACGACGGAGGAAATTTTACCCGTCGCTGAGGAGCTGCTGAAAAGGGTCGGCCTGTTTGACAAGCGTGATGCCTATCCCAATCGGCTTTCGGGCGGACAGAAGCAGCGTGTGGCAATCGCGCGGGCGCTTGCCATGCAGCCGGATATCATGCTCTTTGATGAGCCGACGTCGGCACTTGATCCCGAGTTGACGGGAGAAGTTTTGGAGACGATGCGATCGCTCGCGGAACAGCATACGACGATGGTTGTTGTGACGCATGAGATGGCATTTGCAAAAGAGGCTGCCGGTCATGTCATCTTTATGGCGGACGGCAATATCGTCGAGCAGGGGCGGCCGAGCGAACTGTTTACGAATCCGAAGGAGGAGCGGACAAAGCTCTTCCTGGGGAATTGTCTGTAAGAGAGGAGGGGGCAAATGACGCGAGTAAAGCGCAGTGTGCTCTTTTTGATGATGTGTGTGACGCTTTTAGGGGCGTTCTTCCTTTACAGTCATACGGCGGAGGCGGCGGGGTTTGCCGAGCGCGCGAAAAATCTCACGGCGATTGAAGGTGTGCGCATCAGCACGAGCGGCGACAAGGTGCGCATCGTTGTCGATGCGGCCGATGAGGTTGACTATCAGACGAAGACGCTGGCTTCTCCCGGGCGCGTTGTCGTTGATATATCGAATGCATGGCTCAGTCCGAAGATCGCGAAATCTCAGTCGATTGACAGCCGCTTTGCGAAAGCGGTGCGTGTGGCGCAGTTTGATTCGAATACGGTGCGCATCGTCGTGGATACGGAGATGGCGACCAATGCGAATAACTACGATGTCTTTTCACTGACAGGGGGCTCTGCCGCCTATCGTATTGTCATGGACTTCGGTAACCTGCAGAAATCAACGGGCGGCACGACGATTGCCGTGAAAAAGAGCGGCGGCAGAGCGTCTTCTTCCGGAGAGGTGAAGGCAGAAAAGAAGAGCACCGAGACGAAGAGTGCCGAGACAAAGAGCGCGGAAACGAAGAGCACCGAGACGAAGACGGAAGACAGGAAGACAAAAACGACAAAGGTCTCGAAGGGCACCTATAATCGTTCGCCGGGCATTGACGGCAAGCGAATCGCGCTGGATCCGGGACATGGCGGCAGTGATACGGGCGCGATCGGACCGACGGGTGTGACGGAAAAGAGCATAGCGCTGCGCATTACGAAGCGACTGGAGGAGCTCTTAAAGAAGGCCGGAGCCACAGTCTACATGACACGTACAGGGGATACGGAGGTTGCAAAGGACGGGGCGAATGCCTCGGATATTGATGAACTGCAGGCGCGTGTCGACGTTGCGAATGACAACGGGGCCGATATTTTCCTCTCCATTCACCTGGATTCCTTTACAAATTCGGAGGTGTCCGGCACGACGGGCTATTACTATGAAAAGGGATCGGAAGAGAGCAGAGAGCTGGCGGCGGCGATTAAGAATCGGATTGTCAAATCGCTTGATACGACGGACCGAGGCGCTAAGGGAAGCAATTTCTATGTCTGCCGTAAGACGGATATGCCCGCAGCCCTCATTGAGGTTGCCTTCATCTCGAATCCCGCGGAGGAGCAGCTCCTCCATTCGGATACCGGTGTAGAGAAGGCCGCGAAAGCGATTTTTGACGGAATAAAGGATTACTTTGGCTAAGTCGTTGGTGGAAAAAAATGTTGGCAGCATGCGAGAGCATTGGGCGGCTGTCGATGCAATGCTGAAGAAAGGCGGGGAGCTCTTGTCACTCGATAACCTTGCGAGGAAGGACGGCGGGCTGCTCCGCTTTCTCACGCCGACCGATGCGCCGCTCTCCGTGCTTGTCATCGACGGGGCGGAGTACCTGCCGCACCTTCGCGCAATGCTGCCGCAGGCAGCGATTTATGCGGTGGTAAGAGAGCAAGACCTTGCGGATGATGCGCGGTATGCCGGACTGGATGTCGCGTGGACGGTGACGGACTGGCGCGAAGAGCGTCTGCCGTACCCCCTGGCGAGCTTTGATTATGTGTTGGCGGATTTCTGCCTGGAGCTTGCCGGGAACCCGCAGGACATTGCGTCCGGTTTCGGTTACTACATCAAGGATACGGGCTATCTGCTGACGAGCTTTGAAAATGTACGTCATTGGAAGACGATAGAAGCGCTAAAAAAGGGACATTTCTACAGCATCGTACGTCATCCCTTTACGACAGCGGAGATGGAGACCCTTTTGGGCGCATCTTTCTATAAATCCGTCTCCTTCTCGGCCATTCGGGAAGAGGCTCCGGTAAATATCATAGAGGGACTTGTCGAGGCGGGATTTGAGAATTATCAAAATGATCTCGAGGTGCGATACTGGCTTGTCAAGGCACGCCGCTCTGTGGATGAGGTGGCGCTTTTAAAGTCGTATTTTACGCCGGATGTTCGAAGGGAACTCGTTACGTATCTTCGTCGTTTGGAATACGGCATAGAGGTTGCGGAGAATGGGAAGCGGCTGTGGGCACTCATCGAAAGAGAGAGGATTTTTGCCGATTATCTGGCGAGTTTTATCGTGGAAACCGTCGTGCATCATCGTTCGCTTCTGGAGTCGCTGCTGGTGACGGGTGAGTTCTCCTTTTTGAGGGCGCTCTTGGAGAATCTCTGCGGGCTTTTGCCGGAGGAGCTGCCGATGCTGGAGGACATGGCACGGGCGCTTGTCGTACGGGAGGAGAAGCAGAATGGGTGACATGGAAAAGCAATCTCCCGACGAGCGTAAGATTGCCTTCATCACGTGTGTCAATGATGATAAGTGGTATGATGAGTGTCTGCTTTATTTGAAGCATGTCGAACTGCCGGCGGGGTTTACGGCGGACTATCTGAAAATCGAAGACGCATCCTCCATGACGGCAGGCTATAACCGGGGCATGCGGCAGAGCAATGCGAAATATAAGGTATACCTGCATCAAGATACGCTTTTAGTCAACAAGCGTGTCATATATGAGCTGCTTGATATTTTTTCCGATTCGTCCATCGGTCTCGTCGGCATCATGGGCGCGCGGAGCCTTCCCGCAAGCGGCGTTTGGTGGGACGGGCTGCGCACGTATGGGCGTGTCCTGCACGCCTGTGAGGCGGAAAGCATCGTCGATTCGAGACAGAGGGAGCCGGAGGGCCCCTATGTCGATGTCGAAGGAGTCGACGGTCTGTTTATGGCGACACAGTATGATGTTCCATGGCGAGAAGATCTCTTTAGGGGATGGCACTTTTACGATGTATCGCAGTGTCGTGAGTTTGCAAGACGCGGATATCGGAGCGTGATACCCAATCAGGAGAAGGGCTTTTGGTGCATTCACTGTCCCGTGGAAAAGCCGCTGGCAAAGGAATATAAGGATTATCAAAAGCTGTTTTTACAGGAATATGCGGGCGAGTTTCATCCGGAGGTCTGAAAGGAGGGACGGGGAATTTTGGATGGTAAAGATAACTGGTTAATACTGGCTGATAAGTTTGCACGACAAGGCGATTTTCGCGGCATGCGAGCGGCAGCCAAAGAAGTCCTCAGCGAGGATGAAAACAATGTGGATGCTCTTGCCATCATGGCAGAAGTGGCTGTCTACATGCAGGATGAGGATGAGGCACGCAGCTGGCTGGCGCATGCGGAAGAGCGGGATGCGGAGAATCTGCGTGTTCAGCTTGTTCGGGCCGCTCTTTTTGCCATCCGTTTTTCCCTGCAGGAAGAAATCGAGACGCTGCTTGCTGTCATGCAGGCGACGGAGAGAACAACAACGCCCGAGGATAAGACGCAGCCTGCGCGATATATTCGCATGCGGGCATTGGGGTGGCTCGCCGATGCCTGGCTGCTCTCCGGAGAGCCGGAGCATGCGATGCAGACGCTTTTTGAGTTGAGCCGGTATGCGGACTCCGCGGAGGAGGCGGCAAGCTTCTACAGCAAGGGGCTCTTTTGCTCGAATTATCGGACGCGTCCGATGCAGCAATCGAAGGCACTGCATGAGGGATATGATACATTTTTTTCGGATGTCAAGAAAATCCATCCGTTGCGTGAGCAGGAGAAAATCATCCATGCGCAGGTGCCTCCCGCGCGCAAGGAGATGATGACTGCCGCTGACGCGATTGCGGCCGTTGATGCGGCAAAGAAGCGTGTGGCGGAAAGGCGATTTCTGGAAGAGCGAAAAGCGAATCCGCCTCGTCTTTGGTCATGGGAACAGCGAGCGCAGGAACGCCTGAAGGAAGCCGAACGCGTGCGGGAAGCGCTCTTTCATCAGAAAGAGCAGGAGCGACAAGCGGAAGAGCGAAAGAAAGGCTTTCTCGGCAGAGTTTTAAAATCAATGGAGACATCAAAAGAGGCGATATCGCGCCCCGCCGAAGGAAAACAGAGGACAAGACGAATTCGCATCGGCTACATCTCACCGGATTTTCGCCTGCATGCGGCCGCGTATTTTTTTACACCTCTCTTACGAGACTTTGACGGAACACACTTTGAGGTTATCTGCTATGCTATCGGTCGCCGTGATCGCGTCACACAGTTTTTTAAGCGTCATCGCGTCGCTTGGCGGGATGTCAGTCGTTTAAGCGCAAGAGATGCGGCGCGTCAGATTGCAAAGGACAAGTTGGATATTCTCGTCGATCTGTCCGGACACACGCAGGATACGGCGCTTCCGATCTTGGCGCATCGTCCTGCGCCTGTGCAGATTTCAGCGATCGGCTATATGAATACGACGGGGATGAAGGAAGTCGACTACTTCTTGTCGGATCTGTACTGTGCGCCTTACGATATGGGAACGACAGGCTTTACAGAGAAAGTACTGCGCCTGCCGCACACCCATATTTGCTATGCGCCCGATATTCGTGAGATGCCGGAGCCTGCAGCAGAGCCGCCCTGTGTGAAGAATGGATACATCACGTTTGGCAGTTTTAATAACTTCTCCAAGGTTTCGGAGGAGGTTCTGCAGCTATGGCGGAGCATCCTGGACCGCTTACCGACAGCAAAACTCCTAATCAAGAGCAAGATTACGAGCATTCCATCAGGACGTGAGATCGTGATTGCCAAGTGCAGGGCGTTCGGCATTGATGAAGAGCGGCTTGTTCTGGAGCCGTACAGTGAGGATTATCTGGAGTGTTATGCGCATGTGGATATAGCGATCGATACCTTCCCATATACGGGGGGCCTGACAACGTGCGAGGCACTCTATATGGGCGTGCCTGTCATCACACGGGCGGGAACGACGCACGGTGCGCGTTTTTCGGCGGGCATACTGCAAAATGCGGGGCTTGTCCAGCTCATCGCCAAGGGAGATCTCGACTATCTGCGAAAAGCCGTTGAACTTGCAGGGAACATGGAGACCATCCGCAAGCTCCGCAAAACGCTGCGCGCGCGCGTGCAGAGCTCTCGGCTCATGGATGGCGAAGCTTACATGAGGGAGCTTGAAAGCCTATACGATCAGATAGCAGAGGAATGATATATAAAATACAGCCGGCACGACAAGGTGCCGGCTGTATTTTATATAAAAAGTCAAAAAATCAAAGAAAGGGTATTGACTTTTTGCTTTATTGGATTTATTATAATACATGTGATTAGCACTCGAGTGTTTAGAGTGCTAAACAAGATAACAGTTAGGAGGAAAACATCATGATCAAGCCATTGGGTGATCGAGTTGTCATTAAAGTTTCCGAGGGGGATGTCAAGACCGCCAGCGGTATCGTGCTTCCCGATACAGCGAAGGAGAAGCCGCAGAAGGGCGAGATTGTCGCAGTAGGTACGGGTAAACTCCTCGATAACGGCCAGCGTGCACAGATGGAAGTCAAGGCAGGCGATCAGGTCGTCTTCTCGAAGTATTCCGGTACGGAAATCAAGGTAGATGAGGTCGAGTATCTCATCGTCCGTGAGAGTGATATTCTCGCTATTCTCTAATTGCTAGGAGGAACATACATTATGGCAAAGCAGATTTTATTTAACGAAGAAGCTCGCCGCGCACTTCGCAAGGGTGTCGACGCGCTTGCCGATGCGGTTAAGGTAACGCTTGGTCCAAAGGGACGCAACGTTGTTCTCGATAAGAAGTTCGGCGCTCCGGCGATTACGAACGACGGTGTTACGATTGCTCGTGATATTGAGCTCGAAGATCCGTTTGAGAACATGGGTGCACAGCTTGTCAAGGAAGTAGCTACTAAGACGAACGATATCGCCGGTGACGGTACGACGACGGCTACGCTCCTTGCTCAGGCAATGATTCACGAGGGCATGCGCAACGTCGCCGCAGGCGCAAATCCGATGATCCTGAAGAAGGGGATTGAGACGGCGGTTAAGACACTTGTCGAGGAAATCAAGTCGAGCGCACAGAAGGTGGAAGGCAAGGATGCTATCGCACAGGTCGCTTCCATTTCTTCCGCTGATGAAGAGATCGGCAAGCTCATCGCAGAGGCCATGGAG
This portion of the Selenomonas sp. TAMA-11512 genome encodes:
- a CDS encoding N-acetylmuramoyl-L-alanine amidase; this translates as MTRVKRSVLFLMMCVTLLGAFFLYSHTAEAAGFAERAKNLTAIEGVRISTSGDKVRIVVDAADEVDYQTKTLASPGRVVVDISNAWLSPKIAKSQSIDSRFAKAVRVAQFDSNTVRIVVDTEMATNANNYDVFSLTGGSAAYRIVMDFGNLQKSTGGTTIAVKKSGGRASSSGEVKAEKKSTETKSAETKSAETKSTETKTEDRKTKTTKVSKGTYNRSPGIDGKRIALDPGHGGSDTGAIGPTGVTEKSIALRITKRLEELLKKAGATVYMTRTGDTEVAKDGANASDIDELQARVDVANDNGADIFLSIHLDSFTNSEVSGTTGYYYEKGSEESRELAAAIKNRIVKSLDTTDRGAKGSNFYVCRKTDMPAALIEVAFISNPAEEQLLHSDTGVEKAAKAIFDGIKDYFG
- a CDS encoding amino acid ABC transporter ATP-binding protein — its product is MANTTPDTMLRMHQIYKRFGDHEVLKGIDLEVKRGEVLAIIGPSGSGKSTLLRCVNRLETIDRGSIEIGGEYLAVENEAGSSVYANDSTARKLLARTGMVFQQFNLFPHMTVIDNLMEAPRQVKKQTTEEILPVAEELLKRVGLFDKRDAYPNRLSGGQKQRVAIARALAMQPDIMLFDEPTSALDPELTGEVLETMRSLAEQHTTMVVVTHEMAFAKEAAGHVIFMADGNIVEQGRPSELFTNPKEERTKLFLGNCL
- a CDS encoding ABC transporter permease; translated protein: MGHTLHAILVLARKELQVIFADPRMRVAMLVPAFLQGMLFGYAANYNLKVAPFVLVDMAHTSESRSFAAKLTSTNTFHLTDVLGSPAEVAERIDSGEARIAVIIPEDFSRNLISGRAAPVEVVVDGKNTLIAGQATSYLLQIAAEYNREMGLGASITVTTRTWYNENQTTQWNFLPALIAMISFVQVMLLGGLSIAREREQGTLDQLLVTPLSPTEILAGKSIPPMLIGLVQSTILLCIANFYFQVPFRGSLLTLYAVLFIFIQSTTGFALALSAVSKTMQQVMVYIFVSILPLVLLSGMATPIDNMPEVLQYLTYLDPLRFAMEAVRRVYLEGATVMEIADRLLPMIVIGMAAMPLAGSLFRKEV
- the groES gene encoding co-chaperone GroES, translated to MIKPLGDRVVIKVSEGDVKTASGIVLPDTAKEKPQKGEIVAVGTGKLLDNGQRAQMEVKAGDQVVFSKYSGTEIKVDEVEYLIVRESDILAIL
- a CDS encoding glycosyltransferase family protein, with the translated sequence MGDMEKQSPDERKIAFITCVNDDKWYDECLLYLKHVELPAGFTADYLKIEDASSMTAGYNRGMRQSNAKYKVYLHQDTLLVNKRVIYELLDIFSDSSIGLVGIMGARSLPASGVWWDGLRTYGRVLHACEAESIVDSRQREPEGPYVDVEGVDGLFMATQYDVPWREDLFRGWHFYDVSQCREFARRGYRSVIPNQEKGFWCIHCPVEKPLAKEYKDYQKLFLQEYAGEFHPEV
- a CDS encoding amino acid ABC transporter permease gives rise to the protein MERIAEISLLMLEGAGITLEIFCVTLLLSLPLGLFAALGRVSTLRPLRLVLEFYIWLMRGTPLMLQLLFVYFALPMAGIRLSDMTAALLAFTLNYGAYFAEIFRAGIGSIDRGQYEAARSLGMTYVQTMRRIIVPQMIRLVLPPVSNETINLVKDTSLIYILAMNDLLRVARTIVQREFDMTPFFVAAVFYLAMTFVLTWMFKRLEAHYGKYDA